The following are from one region of the Aquila chrysaetos chrysaetos chromosome 23, bAquChr1.4, whole genome shotgun sequence genome:
- the SLC25A6 gene encoding ADP/ATP translocase 3 yields MADQAISFLKDFLAGGVAAAISKTAVAPIERVKLLLQVQHASKQIAADKQYKGIIDCVVRIPKEQGVLSFWRGNLANVIRYFPTQALNFAFKDKYKQVFLGGVDKHTQFWRYFAGNLASGGAAGATSLCFVYPLDFARTRLAADVGKAGADREFSGLGDCLVKITKSDGLRGLYQGFNVSVQGIIIYRAAYFGIYDTAKGMLPDPRNTHIVISWMIAQTVTAVAGVVSYPFDTVRRRMMMQSGRKGADIMYSGTIDCWRKIARDEGGKAFFKGAWSNVLRGMGGAFVLVLYDEFKKVI; encoded by the exons ATGGCGGACCAGGCCATCTCCTTCCTCAAGGACTTTTTGGCGGGCGGCGTCGCCGCCGCCATCAGCAAGACGGCGGTGGCGCCCATCGAGCGGGTCAAGCTCTTGCTCCAG gtaCAACATGCAAGTAAACAAATTGCTGCTGATAAGCAGTACAAGGGTATCATCGATTGTGTAGTGCGTATTCCAAAGGAACAAGGAGTGCTGTCTTTCTGGAGAGGAAACTTGGCAAATGTCATCAGATACTTCCCAACTCAAGCTCTCAACTTTGCCTTCAAGGATAAGTATAAGCAGGTGTTCTTGGGAGGTGTAGACAAGCACACTCAATTCTGGAGGTATTTTGCTGGTAACCTGGCTTCTGGTGGTGCAGCTGGAGCCACTTCCCTCTGCTTTGTCTACCCCTTGGATTTTGCAAGAACCCGTTTGGCTGCTGATGTTGGAAAAGCTGGCGCAGACAGAGAATTCTCTGGTCTAGGGGACTGTCTAGTCAAAATTACCAAGTCTGATGGTCTGCGTGGCTTGTATCAAGGGTTCAATGTCTCTGTCCAAGGCATCATCATCTATAGAGCTGCCTACTTTGGGATCTATGATACAGCAAAAG gcATGCTCCCAGATCCCAGAAATACTCATATTGTTATCAGTTGGATGATTGCCCAAACGGTGACTGCTGTGGCTGGTGTGGTCTCCTATCCTTTTGATACAGTGCGGCGTAGAATGATGATGCAGTCAGGGCGCAAAGGAG CTGATATCATGTACTCTGGAACAATTGACTGCTGGCGGAAGATTGCAAGGGATGAGGGAGGAAAGGCGTTCTTCAAGGGTGCATGGTCTAATGTTCTCAGAGGCATGGGGGGTGCTTTTGTGCTTGTGCTGTATGATGAATTCAAGAAAGTCATTTAA
- the LOC115334641 gene encoding granulocyte-macrophage colony-stimulating factor receptor subunit alpha-like isoform X2, translating to MNWRKMELSWESSKNFSKYKCAIMNSDMKSVPKEVNSSLCWFPVEYHMPLHKGVSFIIEVPDTNISKHCTFIPGGMNGSAIENFSCVIYNISLMNCTWQPGRDAPGDTQYFLYWQNPIPGEAMECERYIKDENGRNTGCRFQNVSIEAEKAYFLVNGSSKDALIQFYDEYIQLYKIEILTPPLNVTANCTRGSAGCIITWQPPLTSHVKGTNCFWYEISIRNKDEPKEAKKDDPSEEVRNDSYEFQNYNEKKKYVLKIRARGNNCLVSSNWGEWSKPIEFGQGKDYFIFVILFLIALGTISVTLLQYCLFKRYCSFKSIFSPVPQPREKFNASTDEDIQTKYVNLPKTHCTEEITMVEEMT from the exons ATGAATTGGAGAAAAATGGAACTGTCCTGGGAGAGCAGCAAGAATTTCTCTAAGTACAAATGTGCCATCATGAACAGCGACATGAAAAGTGTACCGAAAGAG GTGAATAGTTCACTATGCTGGTTTCCAGTGGAATACCACATGCCCCTGCACAAAGGGGTATCCTTTATCATTGAAGTGCCAGACACAAACATCTCAAAACACTGCACCTTTATCCCTGGAG GTATGAATGGATCAGCCATTGAAAACTTCTCCTGTGTGATTTATAACATCTCCCTCATGAACTGCACttggcagccaggcagggatgctccaggAGATACCCAATACTTTCTCTACTGGCAGAACCCGAT ACCTGGTGAAGCGATGGAATGTGAGCGTTACATTAAAGAtgaaaatggcagaaacacGGGATGTAGATTCCAAAATGTGAGCATAGAGGCTGAAAAAGCTTATTTCCTGGTGAACGGGTCTAGCAAAGATGCCCTGATCCAGTTCTATGATGAGTACATTCAACTGTATAAAATTG aaatactTACTCCTCCGTTAAATGTCACTGCCAATTGCACTAGAGGTTCAGCAGGTTGCATAATTACATGGCAACCACCCCTTACAAGTCATGTGAAAGGCACAAACTGTTTTTGGTATGAAATAAGCATACGAAATAAG GATGAGCCCAAAGAAGCGAAAAAGGATGATCCTTCTGAAGAA GTAAGGAATGACAGCTACGAATTCCAAAattacaatgagaaaaaaaaatacgtTCTGAAAATCAGAGCACGTGGAAATAACTGTCTCGTAAGCTCAAACTGGGGGGAATGGAGCAAACCCATCGAGTTTG GTCAAGGGAAAGattactttatttttgtgattttatttctgatagcACTTGGAACAATCTCAGTGACACTGCTCCAATATTGTCTTTTCAAAAG GTATTGCAGTTTCAAGAGCATATTTTCTCCCGTACCACAACCAAGAGAAAAATTTAATGCATCAACTGATGAAGATATCCAg aCAAAATATGTAAATCTACCAAAAACACACTGTACCGAGGAAATAACTATGGTTGAAGAGATGACCTaa
- the LOC115334641 gene encoding granulocyte-macrophage colony-stimulating factor receptor subunit alpha-like isoform X1, protein MFDTLGLLCVIWWCVVLFHPLHADIQCMGSEAQESPITNVKMNWRKMELSWESSKNFSKYKCAIMNSDMKSVPKEVNSSLCWFPVEYHMPLHKGVSFIIEVPDTNISKHCTFIPGGMNGSAIENFSCVIYNISLMNCTWQPGRDAPGDTQYFLYWQNPIPGEAMECERYIKDENGRNTGCRFQNVSIEAEKAYFLVNGSSKDALIQFYDEYIQLYKIEILTPPLNVTANCTRGSAGCIITWQPPLTSHVKGTNCFWYEISIRNKDEPKEAKKDDPSEEVRNDSYEFQNYNEKKKYVLKIRARGNNCLVSSNWGEWSKPIEFGQGKDYFIFVILFLIALGTISVTLLQYCLFKRYCSFKSIFSPVPQPREKFNASTDEDIQTKYVNLPKTHCTEEITMVEEMT, encoded by the exons atgtttgATACTCTTGGACTTCTTTGCGTGATTTGGTGGTGTGTGGTGCTATTTCATCCTTTGCATGCTGACATCCAGTGTATGGGGT CAGAGGCACAAGAATCACCTATTACAAACGTGAAAATGAATTGGAGAAAAATGGAACTGTCCTGGGAGAGCAGCAAGAATTTCTCTAAGTACAAATGTGCCATCATGAACAGCGACATGAAAAGTGTACCGAAAGAG GTGAATAGTTCACTATGCTGGTTTCCAGTGGAATACCACATGCCCCTGCACAAAGGGGTATCCTTTATCATTGAAGTGCCAGACACAAACATCTCAAAACACTGCACCTTTATCCCTGGAG GTATGAATGGATCAGCCATTGAAAACTTCTCCTGTGTGATTTATAACATCTCCCTCATGAACTGCACttggcagccaggcagggatgctccaggAGATACCCAATACTTTCTCTACTGGCAGAACCCGAT ACCTGGTGAAGCGATGGAATGTGAGCGTTACATTAAAGAtgaaaatggcagaaacacGGGATGTAGATTCCAAAATGTGAGCATAGAGGCTGAAAAAGCTTATTTCCTGGTGAACGGGTCTAGCAAAGATGCCCTGATCCAGTTCTATGATGAGTACATTCAACTGTATAAAATTG aaatactTACTCCTCCGTTAAATGTCACTGCCAATTGCACTAGAGGTTCAGCAGGTTGCATAATTACATGGCAACCACCCCTTACAAGTCATGTGAAAGGCACAAACTGTTTTTGGTATGAAATAAGCATACGAAATAAG GATGAGCCCAAAGAAGCGAAAAAGGATGATCCTTCTGAAGAA GTAAGGAATGACAGCTACGAATTCCAAAattacaatgagaaaaaaaaatacgtTCTGAAAATCAGAGCACGTGGAAATAACTGTCTCGTAAGCTCAAACTGGGGGGAATGGAGCAAACCCATCGAGTTTG GTCAAGGGAAAGattactttatttttgtgattttatttctgatagcACTTGGAACAATCTCAGTGACACTGCTCCAATATTGTCTTTTCAAAAG GTATTGCAGTTTCAAGAGCATATTTTCTCCCGTACCACAACCAAGAGAAAAATTTAATGCATCAACTGATGAAGATATCCAg aCAAAATATGTAAATCTACCAAAAACACACTGTACCGAGGAAATAACTATGGTTGAAGAGATGACCTaa